In one Thermanaerovibrio velox DSM 12556 genomic region, the following are encoded:
- a CDS encoding DNA-3-methyladenine glycosylase I — protein sequence MGDDKVRCPWALQDPLYIQYHDQEWGTPERDELKVFQHLCLEVFQFGLSWLLILKRRPFLMRALLDFEPMRLAEMDEEGVMAALQMPMMIRSPAKVLGVVNNARALLRMWDRGLSLSDQVWSAVGGVPIVSRRSIREPLPPSTEESRALSRRLKSLGFVFTGPVVCYSLMQAVGAVDDHGVECFRHSFNRNGGVGHGA from the coding sequence ATGGGGGATGATAAGGTAAGGTGTCCCTGGGCGCTCCAGGACCCCCTGTACATCCAGTACCACGACCAAGAGTGGGGGACCCCTGAGAGGGATGAGCTCAAGGTATTTCAGCACCTTTGCCTTGAGGTTTTCCAGTTCGGGCTCTCATGGCTTCTAATCCTCAAAAGGAGGCCTTTTCTCATGAGGGCCCTCCTGGACTTCGAGCCCATGAGGTTGGCGGAGATGGATGAAGAGGGGGTGATGGCGGCGCTTCAGATGCCCATGATGATAAGGAGCCCTGCGAAGGTATTGGGTGTGGTGAACAACGCCAGGGCGCTGCTTCGAATGTGGGACCGGGGGCTCAGCCTATCCGACCAGGTATGGTCGGCGGTGGGAGGGGTTCCCATAGTTAGCCGCCGGTCCATTCGTGAGCCCCTTCCGCCCAGCACCGAGGAGTCAAGGGCCCTTTCGCGGCGTCTTAAGTCCCTTGGTTTTGTCTTCACTGGTCCGGTGGTTTGTTACTCCCTCATGCAGGCGGTAGGGGCGGTGGACGATCACGGGGTGGAGTGTTTCAGGCACTCCTTTAACCGGAACGGAGGTGTGGGGCATGGAGCTTAA
- a CDS encoding NAD(P)-dependent malic enzyme, with product MSDVYQRSVELHRAHRGKVSVESRVPLETREDLSLAYTPGVAEPCRLIEKDPDEAYQMTSKGSTVAVVTDGSAVLGLGDIGPLAALPVMEGKCCLFKRFAGLDAFPLCVDERDPDAFVDAVAKVSVSFGGINLEDISAPRCFEIEEKLQDRLDIPVFHDDQHGTAVVVAAGLLNALKLRGTPIQGCRIVMNGIGAAGSAIAEMLMHLGARDLVLCDRYGVMDPSDERLSHRQRELAARTNPAGVKGDLSEALKGAEVFIGVSKGGLLDQASIRSMGDRPVVFAMANPTPEIFPQEAKAAGAFVVATGRSDFPNQVNNCLGFPGIFKGALAVRARRINLEMKLAAAMAIAAVVQDSLEVDRIIPDPLDPRVVPAVAGAVADAAVKTRVARVSHGG from the coding sequence ATGAGCGACGTCTATCAGAGGTCGGTGGAGCTGCACCGGGCCCACCGGGGCAAGGTATCCGTGGAGAGCCGGGTCCCCCTTGAGACCCGGGAGGACCTGTCGTTGGCCTACACCCCCGGGGTGGCGGAGCCCTGCAGGCTCATAGAGAAGGACCCCGACGAGGCCTACCAGATGACCTCCAAGGGCAGCACCGTTGCGGTGGTGACCGACGGCAGCGCCGTGCTGGGCCTAGGTGACATAGGCCCCCTGGCGGCCCTGCCGGTGATGGAGGGCAAGTGCTGCCTGTTCAAGCGGTTCGCCGGTTTGGATGCCTTCCCCCTTTGCGTTGACGAGCGGGACCCCGATGCCTTTGTGGACGCGGTGGCCAAGGTGTCGGTCTCATTTGGGGGTATAAACCTGGAGGACATATCTGCCCCTCGGTGCTTTGAGATAGAGGAGAAGCTGCAGGATAGGCTGGACATCCCGGTGTTTCACGATGACCAGCACGGCACCGCGGTGGTGGTGGCCGCGGGGCTTCTCAACGCTCTCAAGCTCCGGGGGACCCCCATTCAGGGCTGCCGGATCGTGATGAACGGCATAGGCGCCGCCGGGTCCGCCATAGCGGAGATGCTGATGCACCTTGGTGCCCGGGACCTGGTGCTCTGTGACCGGTACGGTGTCATGGACCCCTCGGACGAAAGGCTGTCGCACCGCCAGCGGGAGCTTGCGGCCAGGACCAATCCCGCCGGCGTGAAGGGGGATTTATCGGAGGCCCTTAAGGGGGCGGAGGTCTTCATAGGGGTCTCAAAGGGGGGGCTGCTGGATCAGGCTTCGATCCGTTCCATGGGGGACCGACCGGTGGTCTTCGCCATGGCGAACCCAACGCCGGAGATATTTCCCCAGGAGGCCAAGGCTGCGGGAGCCTTCGTGGTGGCCACGGGCAGGAGCGACTTCCCTAACCAGGTGAACAACTGCCTTGGGTTCCCCGGGATATTCAAGGGTGCCCTGGCGGTGAGGGCAAGGCGGATAAACCTGGAGATGAAGCTTGCCGCCGCCATGGCCATCGCGGCGGTGGTGCAGGACTCCCTTGAGGTGGACCGGATAATACCGGATCCGCTGGACCCCCGGGTGGTGCCCGCGGTGGCGGGGGCGGTGGCGGATGCGGCGGTTAAGACCCGGGTGGCCCGGGTTAGCCATGGGGGATGA
- a CDS encoding GGDEF domain-containing protein produces MILAFLMIQLAALGALLADLQRDRDIRDLGFLLGRVLQIFGWSMIFYRDVLPDGISVILGNSLMFAGICLDAATLVKLSRTPPRWYRRAVAAALAAFVGTVLLELPGVLQRERVMFICTLIHGGLMGLSSYMFFTAPKVSPLRMVLSASYGIAAAILFWRGWWLTGIGYYRLTDPSLPQVASILAAFGISTVSAISYGLLKKEWAIRQMRVLADQDGLTHLYNRRAFMRLGTEMFQRARSQGTPLWAMMIDIDHFKEINDTYGHSTGDEIISDLAFVMNKVLACHVTCRYGGEEFAALVLDPDASKARALAEALMAEVRRSSVMGISYTVSIGIAGMRGHKNLLGLINDADAAMYMAKRLGRNRIEVYRPGEPSADEDPMGDRKEREMEEALG; encoded by the coding sequence TTGATACTTGCGTTCCTGATGATCCAGCTGGCCGCATTAGGGGCACTATTGGCGGACCTTCAAAGGGACCGGGACATCAGGGACCTGGGATTCCTATTGGGCCGGGTTCTGCAGATCTTCGGGTGGTCCATGATATTCTACCGGGACGTGCTCCCGGATGGGATATCCGTCATCTTGGGCAACTCCCTCATGTTCGCCGGCATATGTCTGGACGCCGCCACGCTGGTAAAGCTGTCCCGGACACCCCCCCGCTGGTACCGCCGGGCTGTGGCGGCCGCTTTGGCCGCCTTCGTAGGGACGGTGCTGTTGGAGCTCCCGGGGGTGCTCCAACGGGAGCGGGTGATGTTTATTTGCACGTTAATCCACGGGGGCCTCATGGGGTTGAGCTCCTACATGTTCTTCACCGCCCCCAAGGTCTCTCCCCTCCGCATGGTCCTATCCGCATCCTACGGGATCGCCGCTGCGATACTCTTCTGGAGGGGATGGTGGCTCACGGGGATAGGTTATTACCGACTCACGGACCCATCCCTACCCCAGGTGGCCTCCATACTGGCCGCCTTCGGCATATCGACGGTGAGCGCCATATCCTACGGGCTGCTCAAGAAGGAATGGGCCATACGGCAGATGCGGGTGCTGGCGGATCAGGACGGGCTGACCCATCTTTACAACCGCCGGGCCTTCATGAGGCTGGGGACCGAGATGTTCCAGCGGGCCCGTTCCCAAGGGACACCCCTCTGGGCCATGATGATAGACATAGACCACTTCAAGGAGATAAACGACACCTACGGCCACAGCACTGGGGACGAGATCATATCGGACCTGGCATTCGTGATGAACAAGGTGCTGGCGTGCCACGTCACATGCCGCTACGGGGGAGAGGAGTTCGCCGCCCTGGTGCTGGATCCAGATGCCTCTAAGGCCCGGGCCCTTGCGGAGGCCCTGATGGCGGAGGTCCGGCGGAGCTCCGTGATGGGCATATCATACACGGTCAGCATCGGCATCGCGGGGATGAGGGGGCACAAGAACTTGCTGGGCCTCATCAACGACGCGGACGCCGCCATGTACATGGCCAAACGCCTAGGACGAAACCGGATCGAGGTGTACCGGCCGGGAGAGCCCTCGGCCGATGAGGATCCCATGGGGGACCGCAAGGAGAGGGAGATGGAGGAGGCCCTGGGATGA
- a CDS encoding FKBP-type peptidyl-prolyl cis-trans isomerase codes for MMGLKVEKNDRVRVHYEGTLNDGTVFDSSEGREPLEFVVGSGAVIGGFDSAVMGMAEGESKEVSIPCGEAYGPWSEELVFNVPRDAFPFEPEEGMVVRLSLPSGEDMAATVCEADDQTVTLDANHPLAGKDLNFRITLVGIDRQ; via the coding sequence ATGATGGGGCTTAAGGTGGAAAAGAACGACCGGGTAAGGGTTCACTACGAGGGCACCCTGAACGACGGCACCGTATTCGACTCCTCCGAGGGGAGGGAACCCCTGGAGTTCGTGGTGGGTTCCGGCGCGGTCATAGGGGGTTTCGACTCCGCGGTCATGGGCATGGCGGAGGGGGAGAGCAAGGAGGTAAGCATCCCCTGCGGCGAGGCTTACGGCCCCTGGAGCGAGGAGCTGGTGTTCAACGTCCCGCGGGATGCGTTCCCCTTCGAGCCCGAGGAGGGCATGGTGGTTCGTCTCAGCCTTCCCTCCGGGGAGGACATGGCCGCCACGGTTTGCGAAGCGGACGATCAGACGGTCACTCTGGACGCAAATCACCCGCTGGCCGGCAAGGATCTCAACTTCCGCATAACCCTGGTGGGAATCGACCGCCAGTAG